In one window of Gossypium arboreum isolate Shixiya-1 chromosome 4, ASM2569848v2, whole genome shotgun sequence DNA:
- the LOC108457842 gene encoding uncharacterized protein LOC108457842 isoform X2 — protein MPPSALDRLASLHIDYPMLFELRNDAAERVSHCGVLEFIAEEGMIYMPYWMMENLVLQEGDIVRVKNVTLPKGTYVKLQPHTKDFLDISNPKAILETTLRNYSCLTTGDSIMVAYNNKKYYIDIIETKPSNAISIIETDCEVDFAPPLDYKEPERPAAPTSSSRASSQVEEAPVEAEPKFSAFTGTGRRLDGKPLKQQSPAASSSVSKDKGPAISNGNNTRPYSGSISQATAGQAQGKLVFGSHVNRSKDTKQESGKETKSEQPEKKEEPKFQPFTGKKYSLKG, from the exons ATGCCTCCGTCGGCCCTTGATCGCTTAG CATCTCTGCATATTGATTATCCAATGTTATTTGAGCTTCGGAATGATGCTGCCGAGCGTGTCTCTCATTGTGGAGTACTGGAGTTTATTGCAGAAGAAGGCATGATCTATATGCCATATTGG ATGATGGAGAATTTGGTCCTACAAGAGGGAGATATCGTGAGGGTGAAAAATGTAACTCTTCCAAAGGGAACCTATGTTAAATTACAACCTCACACGAAGGACTTTTTGGATATCTCAAACCCAAAAGCTAT CTTGGAGACAACACTGAGGAATTATTCCTGTTTAACCACCGGGGATAGTATTATGGTggcatataataataaaaagtattACATAGATATCATTGAGACGAAGCCATCCAATGCAATAAGTATCATCGAGACAGACTGTGAGGTGGATTTTGCTCCTCCCCTGGATTACAAGGAGCCGGAACGGCCTGCTGCACCAACTTCTTCGAGCAGAGCGTCGTCTCAAG TTGAAGAAGCTCCTGTTGAGGCTGAACCAAAGTTCAGCGCCTTTACTGGTACAGGAAGACGCTTGGATGGGAAGCCTCTGAAGCAGCAGTCTCCAGCAGCTTCTTCGTCTGTGTCAAAAGACAAAGGACCTGCTATTTCTAATGGGAATAATACCCGACCTTATTCGGGATCTATTTCACAAGCTACTGCAGGCCAGGCTCAAGGGAAACTCGTTTTTGGATCACATGTCAACCGTTCTAAGGATACAAAACAG GAATCGGGAAAAGAGACTAAATCGGAGCAGCCTGAAAAGAAGGAAGAGCCGAAGTTCCAGCCATTTACAGGGAAGAAATACTCTTTAAAGGGTTGA
- the LOC108457842 gene encoding uncharacterized protein LOC108457842 isoform X1: MFFDGYGYHGTSFEQSYRCYPASFIEKPQIESGDKIIMPPSALDRLASLHIDYPMLFELRNDAAERVSHCGVLEFIAEEGMIYMPYWMMENLVLQEGDIVRVKNVTLPKGTYVKLQPHTKDFLDISNPKAILETTLRNYSCLTTGDSIMVAYNNKKYYIDIIETKPSNAISIIETDCEVDFAPPLDYKEPERPAAPTSSSRASSQVEEAPVEAEPKFSAFTGTGRRLDGKPLKQQSPAASSSVSKDKGPAISNGNNTRPYSGSISQATAGQAQGKLVFGSHVNRSKDTKQESGKETKSEQPEKKEEPKFQPFTGKKYSLKG, encoded by the exons CCGGCATCTTTCATCGAGAAG CCGCAAATCGAAAGTGGTGATAAAA TTATAATGCCTCCGTCGGCCCTTGATCGCTTAG CATCTCTGCATATTGATTATCCAATGTTATTTGAGCTTCGGAATGATGCTGCCGAGCGTGTCTCTCATTGTGGAGTACTGGAGTTTATTGCAGAAGAAGGCATGATCTATATGCCATATTGG ATGATGGAGAATTTGGTCCTACAAGAGGGAGATATCGTGAGGGTGAAAAATGTAACTCTTCCAAAGGGAACCTATGTTAAATTACAACCTCACACGAAGGACTTTTTGGATATCTCAAACCCAAAAGCTAT CTTGGAGACAACACTGAGGAATTATTCCTGTTTAACCACCGGGGATAGTATTATGGTggcatataataataaaaagtattACATAGATATCATTGAGACGAAGCCATCCAATGCAATAAGTATCATCGAGACAGACTGTGAGGTGGATTTTGCTCCTCCCCTGGATTACAAGGAGCCGGAACGGCCTGCTGCACCAACTTCTTCGAGCAGAGCGTCGTCTCAAG TTGAAGAAGCTCCTGTTGAGGCTGAACCAAAGTTCAGCGCCTTTACTGGTACAGGAAGACGCTTGGATGGGAAGCCTCTGAAGCAGCAGTCTCCAGCAGCTTCTTCGTCTGTGTCAAAAGACAAAGGACCTGCTATTTCTAATGGGAATAATACCCGACCTTATTCGGGATCTATTTCACAAGCTACTGCAGGCCAGGCTCAAGGGAAACTCGTTTTTGGATCACATGTCAACCGTTCTAAGGATACAAAACAG GAATCGGGAAAAGAGACTAAATCGGAGCAGCCTGAAAAGAAGGAAGAGCCGAAGTTCCAGCCATTTACAGGGAAGAAATACTCTTTAAAGGGTTGA